In Symphalangus syndactylus isolate Jambi chromosome 15, NHGRI_mSymSyn1-v2.1_pri, whole genome shotgun sequence, the following are encoded in one genomic region:
- the LOC129463907 gene encoding cilia- and flagella-associated protein 47-like, whose product MAIHPDKQNIILKNDKDEYLKKTRDGVLPPYQDAKSPSPASIKKTYTTSKFNNAEPAKGNLFIGVEVLPENLHLDESETSKEDDGSVEKEKYEQFLSLEEGTKAHYFFEKVVNAAQTWFSLFGWPEGPHSFSIPETIRRDVYKMQFYSSTSPPQKFSRQNDFSKYNKTIYDVLLHLSGKMPPGINSSQSLPVDNHEKRVIQLHLQHSSLLDFLKYLPFEFVWYKE is encoded by the exons ATGGCAATTCATCCGGATaagcaaaacattattttaaagaatg ATAAGGATGAATATCTTAAGAAGactagagatggtgttttgcctcCCTACCAGGATGCTAAATCACCCTCTCCTGCTTCAATTAAAAAGACATACACCACTAGCAAATTCAACAATGCTGAACCTGCAAAGGGAAACTTATTTATTG GAGTGGAAGTACTGCCTGAAAATTTGCACTTGGATGAAAGTGAAACATCAAAGGAAGATGATGGAtctgtggaaaaggaaaaatatgaacaATTCCTTTCTCTTGAAGAAGGAACAAAGGCACACTACTTTTTTGAGAAGGTTGTAAATGCAGCACAGACCTGGTTCAGTCTCTTTGGCTGGCCTGAAGGACCCCATTCTTTTTCTATTCCAGAGACTATAAGAAG GGATGTATATAAAATGCAATTCTACTCATCAACCTCGCCACCCCAAAAGTTTTCCAGACAGAATGACTTTTCCAAATATAATAAGACCATTTATGATGTGCTGCTCCATTTGAGTGGAAAAATGCCACCTGGAATTAATTCAAGTCAATCTTTACCTGTAGATAACCATGAAAAAAGGGTAATTCAACTCCATTTGCAACATTCCTCACTTCTGGACTTTCTCAA